In Toxotes jaculatrix isolate fToxJac2 chromosome 11, fToxJac2.pri, whole genome shotgun sequence, a single genomic region encodes these proteins:
- the zfand4 gene encoding AN1-type zinc finger protein 4 isoform X2, with the protein MRGGPINTRRVTMEDPIKEVADLMESTKEEGWEKSVANKQVTFVVYREGDQLNFFRVVDRGDGTLTPLSESLSGGSVYNVYTEEEEDGETSAAAQQSLENSITMNKMKLLKAKMEDMNLNKKPKKAAKVKPWPPVSPHPCGVSLGPSSTRHHHRLFRSLPPINQPRQSNAQLPPITDQETIDRSPPSAAAASAHLSIPRRPPPSFSSPSCYMLQEEEPWETCPPFAKIRPPPKVSRLDIGSTRLMRDCVYPQLPPLCTRGPPEATFDSAEPAGEAVGLGLLEEATGLVAPTPPGAPFGELSDPLSLDVSTQPEGGRRSLEVGAQHQLPLSPSPLSTWTLGTSDTLTSRADRTQLGSSFHISPPSPLPASASPSTSTRLLPQHFGSTLCCLQPNLQAQSSAQVKPGNTAPHSSTTSSAQPPRLHGVKVESPGKRPELISKREARDITKLANQAYKEPLGPLNNSELLASLSTRAPDNSCSSSRGGLGESLGLALALPPATATASGQGSHGSRLPSIPANRLLQDDLLRQMSPLHRAASYMATNTLASAGGVMTSFGRIGAPTYHLPPVKAPTGSKKKSSKHCFLCGKKTGLATSYECRCGHNFCATHRYAETHDCTYDYKSAGRRFLQETNPLISAPKLPKI; encoded by the exons ATGAGGGGAGGGCCAATTAACACCAGGAGAG TAACCATGGAGGATCCTATCAAAGAGGTGGCTGACCTGATGGAGAGCACAAAGGAGGAGGGTTGGGAGAAAAGCGTGGCCAACAAGCAGGTCACATTTGTGGTCTATCGTGAGGGTGACCAGCTAAACTTCTTCCGAGTGGTCGACAGGGGAGATGGTACCCTGACCCCcctgtctgagtctctgag TGGTGGCTCAGTGTACAATGTgtacacagaggaggaggaggatggagagacttctgcagctgcacagcagagcCTTGAGAACTCCATCACCATGAACAAAATGAAGCTGCTCAAAGCCAAGATGGAGGACATGAACCTCAACAAGAAA ccGAAGAAGGCAGCGAAGGTAAAACCGTGGCCCCCTGTCAGCCCACATCCCTGCGGTGTCTCGCTAGGGCCCTCCAGCACACGACACCATCATCGCCTCTTTCGTTCGCTCCCCCCAATCAACCAGCCTCGGCAGTCAAATGCACAACTACCTCCAATCACTGACCAAGAAACCATAGACCGCTCCccgccctctgctgctgcagcctctgccCACTTGTCCATCCCTAGACGACCacccccctctttctcctcacctTCTTGTTATATGCTTCAGGAGGAGGAGCCATGGGAGACGTGCCCACCATTTGCAAAAATACGGCCCCCTCCTAAAGTTTCCCGGTTGGACATTGGCAGCACCAGGTTGATGAGGGACTGTGTGTACCCACAGCTTCCTCCACTGTGTACCAGGGGGCCACCTGAAGCTACCTTTGACTCAGCTGAACCTGCAGGGGAGGCAGTTGGGCTGGGTTTGTTGGAGGAAGCTACTGGACTGGTGGCACCAACACCCCCTGGAGCTCCATTTGGGGAGTTGTCCGACCCTCTGAGTCTGGATGTGTCCACCCAGCCAGAGGGAGGTCGACGGTCCCTCGAGGTTGGGGCTCAGCACCAGCtgcccctctctccctcaccacTTAGTACCTGGACACTTGGGACAAGTGACACTCTCACCAGCAGAGCTGATAGGACACAGCTTGGCTCATCTTTTCATATCAGTCCTCCCTCTCCATTACCCGCCTCTGCGTCACCTTCCACTTCTACCAGACTGCTGCCTCAGCATTTTGGTTCTACTCTCTGCTGTTTACAGCCCAACCTTCAAGCACAATCCTCCGCACAAGTGAAGCCAGGCAACACAGCCCCTCATTCCTCCACCACCTCATCAGCTCAACCGCCACGCCTTCATGGTGTTAAAGTGGAGTCACCTGGCAAGAGGCCAGAGCTTATCTCAAAGAGGGAAGCAAGAGACATCACTAAGTTGGCTAACCAAGCCTATAAGGAGCCACTGGGGCCTCTGAACAACTCTGAGCTCTTGGCTTCTCTCTCCACAAGGGCTCCAGataacagctgcagcagcagcaggggtggCCTCGGAGAGAGTCTGGGACTTGCACTTGCTTTGCCTCCTGCCACTGCCACTGCCTCAGGACAGGGCAGCCACGGCTCCAGGCTGCCATCCATCCCAGCTAACAGGCTCCTTCAGGACGACCTTCTAAGACAAATGTCACCATTGCACCGAGCAGCCTCTTACATG GCCACCAACACTCTTGCGTCAGCTGGGGGAGTCATGACCTCATTCGGGAGAATAG GGGCTCCAACTTACCACCTACCTCCAGTCAAGGCTCCCACAGGCAGCAAGAAGAagagctcaaagcactgcttcCTCTGTGGCAAGAAGACTGGCCTGGCCACCAGCTACGAGTGCAG gtgtggTCACAACTTCTGTGCCACTCACCGCTACGCAGAGACACATGACTGCACCTATGATTACAAGAGTGCTGGACGGCGATTTTTGCAAGAGACCAACCCTCTTATCAGTGCTCCCAAGCTGCCTAAGATCTAG
- the washc2c gene encoding WASH complex subunit 2, which yields MSGLPEGMANGPSQSEHLEKDAQIWERPWTLEEMRQSSANWSLAADSGLFLFLQDFSQRMLSKTHEIEKQLDSLIRDTKATDSCLHSVFNDFLMLSNTQFIENRVYDEEVEETMPKADALEKQPEQEKTREQKEAELIPKMQEAVNYGLRVLESAFEHLDIKAGNSDSEDEEITDRVEAILEPKDLYVDRPLPYLIGSQAFMEQDDVGLGDLSSDEMSVDSDRDSVIESENGQEAVHSDDDFNQEEDEGHNNIKTKSSILSYEDDDEEEEEDSDIFGESDKDDDDDTKNTGPSSFADELAARIKGEPVNKAEGDRASLTSKKKSKGRKEPKPSKSQAVEDDSDDMFKPPKMEDDDFSPFGGKSGLFSGGKGLFDDDDEGDLFSEAPKPSVSEEQKAMNESTKSTAQTAESGKPVKKIPPGAVSIFPDNSLFSSGNDSDSVGSKENGTPVLKASAASKQLPAGAGGLFDDEDEDDDFFSGKSLKKSDSAGKEKPKPKKAIDLFDEDDEDGDIFSAPTPAQSKKEVVEEQAKPPEKKMPAGAISMFGPGTKSLLSEGLKKRQPSTSEESEKSEENGPALDVRKADVKQAEKPQTRGLFSDDEDTQVFPTFPKSQSKSELTSQSKTSKAPLSLFDDEEEEDLFASAAKSKPKPNQAKASTPQPSKTVSSSLFSDDEDQWISSKSNATKPETKTGGMKPSASAPSSLPSAKISQKSSLFDNEDDDDLFAPTKESSQKKPQRVALLFEDEGDDDEDKGSLFGVKPAVNTNTAAPAAKTPAEASQLSSQIQKSEEVTVSRTAAEDKPSQQEKPAAKTPVPLPSSALPENNESKKKPAGAVSLFGGIDILDRKQTKSPLDEDKNDDSFLSRDGPPPNVKKEEKKEEKVKAKTVSLFEDDDDEDESDWNDPIFTPSKPTGRNTLKPTDERPQAKSTGVFQDEELLFSQTQQKDNDPDVDLFATSGKTASSKLSSVKPAAQSLFADDDEDDLFSSTKPKAPPPKVAEKPSKPADRAPLASPESLSEIQKPAPSPVKPKDSSSRIGKLQANLMINPAALLPGAAPSLPGAVSVLPGMGPSSSSGVSSSSLSPSPATTPVGAQTDSEGGVSFDTPAQVATLQSAHKSRAKGSSHRRPQSRAARQQAAQRSVADKEETLGGDVPGPNPSLSGLVLPLPDKSSPARASPTLPNSVAPTALPTSSPSQPPLSEISPRPSVLTLPVSTNPGKKDSSKDSLSSKVLPSSDEDDLFGSDSLFEATPVTNTPSTKQTAKTTQPQTSSGAGLKKDKDKSTLPSIFDDNTNDLFQKVKPRSTTKKAKATSFLEDDDDDEDIFGVSNSSTPSSTSSKEIKNSSSFSKQDIFQDEVATVPKVHKKHKEKTIDASLFDDDIDIFADLSDTLKPKQKSKTKGETKSIFDDDMDDIFSPSTVKPVAKAPQKAKKTSPSQETSAASDSSNIFDDPLNALGGN from the exons ATGAGTGGTTTGCCGGAGGGAATGGCAAATGGCCCAAGCCAGAGTGAACACTTAGAGAAAGATGCTCAGATTTGGGAGAGACCCTGGACTCTGGAAGAGATGCGACAGAGCAGTGCTAATTGGTCTTTAGCAGCTGACTCAGGG CTCTTCCTGTTCCTCCAAGACTTCTCTCAGAGAATGCTGTCAAAGACACATGAGATTGAAAAGCAGTTGGACAGTCTGATCCGTGATACCAAGGCCACAGACAGCTGCTTGCACTCTGTCTTTAATGACTTTCTCATGCTCTCCAATACACAGTTTATAGAAAAT AGAGTGTATGATGAAGAGGTTGAAGAAACTATGCCGAAGGCTGATGCTTTGGAGAAGCAGCCTGAGCAG GAGAAGACTCGAGAGcagaaggaggcagagttgaTCCCTAAGATGCAGGAAGCTGTGAATTATGGTCTGAGAGTACTGGAGTCGGCCTTTGAGCATCTGGACATCAAAGCAGGAAACTCTGACTCAGAGGACGAGGAGATCACTGACAGAGTGGAGGCCATCCTAGAGCCCAAG GATTTATATGTGGACAGGCCACTTCCGTATCTGATTGGTTCCCAGGCCTTCATGGAACAAGATGATGTTGGACTTGGTGACCTTTCAAGCGATG aaatgtcagttgacagtgacagagacagcGTGATTGAGAGTGAAAATGGCCAAGAAGCAGTT catTCAGATGATGATTTTAatcaggaggaggatgaaggtcACAATAATATAAAGACG AAATCATCCATTTTGAGttatgaggatgatgatgaggaggaggaggaggattctGACATATTTGGAGAATCAGACAAGGATGACGATGACGACACAAAG AACACAGGCCCATCGTCCTTTGCTGATGAGCTGGCAGCTCGAATCAAAGGTGAACCAGTTAACAAAGCAGAAGGAGATCGTGCAT CATTGACATCTAAGAAGAAAAGTAAAGGCAGAAAAGAACCAAAGCCTTCAAAGTCACAGG CTGTTGAAGACGACAGTGATGACATGTTCAAGCCACCAAAGATGGAAGATGATGACTTCTCCCCGTTTGGAGGGAAAAGTGGCCTCTTCAGTGGAGGGAAAGGACTGTttgacgatgatgatgaa GGTGATCTTTTCTCTGAGGCACCAAAACCTTCTGTGTCTGAAGAACAGAAAGCAATGAATGAAAGCACAAAAAGCACAGCTCAAACTGCAG AATCTGGCAAACCTGTAAAGAAGATTCCACCAGGTGCTGTTTCAATATTCCCAG ATAACAGCCTGTTCAGTTCAGGGAATGACTCCGATTCAGTTGGGAGCAAGGAAAATGGAACTCCAGTTCTCAAGGCCAGTGCTGCTTCCAAACAGCTTCCTGCAGGAGCCGGTGGGCTGTTTGATgacgaggatgaggatgatgatttCTTCAGTgggaaaagtctgaaaaaatcTGACTctg cTGGAAAGGAGAAACCCAAACCCAAGAAGGCCATTGACCTCTTTGATGAAGATGACGAGGATGGTGACATATTCAGTGCACCAACTCCAGCTCAGAGCAAGAAGGAGGTTGTGGAAGAGCAGGCTAAACCACCGGAGAAGAAG ATGCCAGCTGGGGCCATCTCCATGTTTGGTCCTGGGACTAAAAGCCTGCTCAGCGAGGGCCTGAAAAAACGTCAGCCGTCTACCAGCGAGGAGTCTGAGAAATCTGAGGAG aATGGGCCTGCTCTAGATGTTAGGAAAGCTGATGTCAAGCAAGCTGAGAAACCCCAGACCAGAGGCCTCTTCTCTGATGATGAGGATACACAA GTATTTCCAACCTTTCCTAAGAGTCAGTCGAAAAGTGAACTTACAAGCCAGAGCAAAACCAGCAAGGCGCCTTTGTCACTGTTTGATGACGAGGAAgaagag GATCTGTTTGCATCTGCAGCTAAATCGAAACCAAAACCTAATCAAGCTAAAGCCTCCACACCGCAACCCAGTAAGACTGTGTCCAGCTCCCTCTTCAGCGATGATGAG GACCAGTGGATTAGTTCCAAAAGTAATGCAACAAAGCCAGAGACCAAGACAGGAGGGATGAAGCCCAGTGCCAGCGCCCCCTCCAGTCTGCCAAGTGCCAAAATATCTCAGAAGAGCAGCCTCTTTGACAACGAGGATGATGATGACCTGTTTGCTCCAACAAAAGAGTCAAG TCAGAAGAAGCCTCAGAGAGTTGCACTGTTGTTTGAAGATgagggtgatgatgatgaagataaaGGATCCCTCTTTGGTGTCAAACCTGctgtcaacacaaacactgcagcccCAGCTGCTAAA ACACCTGCCGAGGCCTCTCAGTTGTCGTCCCAAATACAGAAATCAGAGGAGGTTACAGTTTCtaggacagcagcagaggacaagccatcacagcaggagaagccAGCTGCAAAGACTCCTGTGCCACTGCCATCATCAGCTTTGCCAGAGAATAATGAAAGTAAAAAGAAGCCTGCCGGAGCCGTTAGTCTCTTTGGAGGCATTGACATTCTTGACAGAAAGCAGACAAAAAGCCCGTTGGATGAAGATAAAAATGATGACAGCTTCCTCTCTAGGGATGGCCCGCCACCAAATGttaagaaagaggaaaagaaggaagagaaagttAAAGCAAAAACTGTTAGTCTGtttgaagatgatgatgatgaagatgaatcaGATTGGAACGATCCCATTTTCACACCCAGTAAACCCACAGGCAGAAACACACTAAAG ccCACAGATGAGCGACCACAGGCAAAGAGCACAGGTGTGTTCCAGGACGAGGAGCTGCTGTTCAGTCAGACGCAGCAGAAGGACAATGATCCAGATGTCGACCTCTTTGCCACCTCAGGGAAAACTGCG AGCTCCAAGCTCAGCTCAGTGAAGCCAGCAGCACAGAGTCTGtttgctgatgatgatgaagatgacctCTTCAGCTCCACCAAGCCAAAAGCTCCTCCTCCG AAAGTAGCAGAGAAGCCCAGTAAACCTGCTGACAGAGCACCGCTAGCAAGTCCAGAATCCTTGTCAGAGATTCAG AAACCTGCACCAAGCCCTGTAAAACCTAAAGATTCCTCATCAAGGATTGGGAAACTtcaa GCCAATCTGATGATCAACCCTGCTGCATTGCTCCCTGGTGCTGCCCCCAGTTTGCCCGGGGCTGTAAGTGTACTCCCTGGCATGGGTCCTAGTTCCTCCTCTGGGGTGTCTAGCTCCAGCCTGAGCCCCAGCCCTGCCACAACTCCTGTAGGAGCCCAGACGGACAGTGAGGGAGGAGTGAGCTTCGACACCCCAGCCCAGGTTGCTACACTGCAGAGCGCACACAAG AGTCGTGCCAAAGGTTCTTCACATCGAAGACCCCAGTCCAGAGCAGCGAGGCAGCAAGCAGCCCAGAGATCAGTGGCAGATAAAGAAGAGACCCTGGGTGGTGATGTTCCTGGGCCAAACCCCAGTCTGTCTGGTTTAGTGTTACCCCTGCCAGACAAATCCAGCCCGGCACGTGCCAGTCCGACACTACCTAACTCAGTTGCACCCACAGCTTTGCCCACCTCTTCACCTTCTCAGCCTCCACTCTCCGAAATCTCCCCCAGACCCTCTGTACTGACATTGCCAGTATCTACAAACCCTGGAAAGAAAGACTCTAGTAAGGACAGCCTCAGTAGCAAGGTGCTGCCGTCTTCTGATGAGGATGACCTTTTTGGCTCCGACAGTCTGTTTGAGGCAACTCCGGTCACTAACACACCCTCCACCAAACAAACTGCCAAGACTACACAACCCCAGACCAGTAGCGGGGCGGGATTgaagaaggacaaagacaaaagcacACTCCCATCCATTTTTGATGACAACACTAATGACCTTTTCCAAAAGGTCAAACCAAGGTCAACTACTAAGAAAGCCAAGGCCACATCCTTTttagaagatgatgatgatgatgaggacaTCTTTGGAGTGAGCAACAGTTCCACTCCCTCATCCACAAGTAGCAAAGAAATCAAGAACAGCAGTAGTTTTTCAAAGCAGGACATCTTCCAG GATGAAGTAGCCACTGTGCCTAAAGTTCACAAGAAGCACAAAGAGAAGACCATTGATGCCAGCTTGTTCGATGACGACATAGACATTTTCGCTGACCTGTCAGAcactttaaaaccaaaacagaagtCTAAGACAAAGGGAGAGACCAAGTCCATATTTGATGATGACATGG ATGACATCTTCTCACCAAGCACAGTAAAACCAGTGGCAAAGGCTCCCCAAAAAGCAAAGAAGACATCACCATCCCAGGAGACCAGTGCAGCATCAGATTcaagcaacatatttgatgatcCACTTAATGCTCTTGGTGGGAACTGA
- the zfand4 gene encoding AN1-type zinc finger protein 4 isoform X1 gives MTDRKEPPFFNDDSAGAFHYKIPFYDTMELFIETLTGTCFELRVLPFEAVISVKAKIQRLEGIPVAQQHLIWNNLELDDEHCLHDYGIAEGCTLKLVLAMRGGPINTRRVTMEDPIKEVADLMESTKEEGWEKSVANKQVTFVVYREGDQLNFFRVVDRGDGTLTPLSESLSGGSVYNVYTEEEEDGETSAAAQQSLENSITMNKMKLLKAKMEDMNLNKKPKKAAKVKPWPPVSPHPCGVSLGPSSTRHHHRLFRSLPPINQPRQSNAQLPPITDQETIDRSPPSAAAASAHLSIPRRPPPSFSSPSCYMLQEEEPWETCPPFAKIRPPPKVSRLDIGSTRLMRDCVYPQLPPLCTRGPPEATFDSAEPAGEAVGLGLLEEATGLVAPTPPGAPFGELSDPLSLDVSTQPEGGRRSLEVGAQHQLPLSPSPLSTWTLGTSDTLTSRADRTQLGSSFHISPPSPLPASASPSTSTRLLPQHFGSTLCCLQPNLQAQSSAQVKPGNTAPHSSTTSSAQPPRLHGVKVESPGKRPELISKREARDITKLANQAYKEPLGPLNNSELLASLSTRAPDNSCSSSRGGLGESLGLALALPPATATASGQGSHGSRLPSIPANRLLQDDLLRQMSPLHRAASYMATNTLASAGGVMTSFGRIGAPTYHLPPVKAPTGSKKKSSKHCFLCGKKTGLATSYECRCGHNFCATHRYAETHDCTYDYKSAGRRFLQETNPLISAPKLPKI, from the exons ATGACCGACAGGAAGGAGCCACCATTCTTTAATGACGACAGTGCGGGAGCTTTTCATTACAAGATCCCTTTCTATGACACTATGGAGCTCTTCATAGAGACCCTGACAGGGACCTGTTTTGAGTTGCGTGTGTTGCCCTTCGAGGCTGTCATTTCAGTCAAGGCAAAGATCCAGAGGCTAGAAG GTATCCCTGTTGCCCAGCAACATCTTATCTGGAACAATCTGGAGCTGGACGATGAACACTGTCTACATGACTATGG AATTGCAGAGGGCTGCACTTTGAAACTGGTCTTAGCTATGAGGGGAGGGCCAATTAACACCAGGAGAG TAACCATGGAGGATCCTATCAAAGAGGTGGCTGACCTGATGGAGAGCACAAAGGAGGAGGGTTGGGAGAAAAGCGTGGCCAACAAGCAGGTCACATTTGTGGTCTATCGTGAGGGTGACCAGCTAAACTTCTTCCGAGTGGTCGACAGGGGAGATGGTACCCTGACCCCcctgtctgagtctctgag TGGTGGCTCAGTGTACAATGTgtacacagaggaggaggaggatggagagacttctgcagctgcacagcagagcCTTGAGAACTCCATCACCATGAACAAAATGAAGCTGCTCAAAGCCAAGATGGAGGACATGAACCTCAACAAGAAA ccGAAGAAGGCAGCGAAGGTAAAACCGTGGCCCCCTGTCAGCCCACATCCCTGCGGTGTCTCGCTAGGGCCCTCCAGCACACGACACCATCATCGCCTCTTTCGTTCGCTCCCCCCAATCAACCAGCCTCGGCAGTCAAATGCACAACTACCTCCAATCACTGACCAAGAAACCATAGACCGCTCCccgccctctgctgctgcagcctctgccCACTTGTCCATCCCTAGACGACCacccccctctttctcctcacctTCTTGTTATATGCTTCAGGAGGAGGAGCCATGGGAGACGTGCCCACCATTTGCAAAAATACGGCCCCCTCCTAAAGTTTCCCGGTTGGACATTGGCAGCACCAGGTTGATGAGGGACTGTGTGTACCCACAGCTTCCTCCACTGTGTACCAGGGGGCCACCTGAAGCTACCTTTGACTCAGCTGAACCTGCAGGGGAGGCAGTTGGGCTGGGTTTGTTGGAGGAAGCTACTGGACTGGTGGCACCAACACCCCCTGGAGCTCCATTTGGGGAGTTGTCCGACCCTCTGAGTCTGGATGTGTCCACCCAGCCAGAGGGAGGTCGACGGTCCCTCGAGGTTGGGGCTCAGCACCAGCtgcccctctctccctcaccacTTAGTACCTGGACACTTGGGACAAGTGACACTCTCACCAGCAGAGCTGATAGGACACAGCTTGGCTCATCTTTTCATATCAGTCCTCCCTCTCCATTACCCGCCTCTGCGTCACCTTCCACTTCTACCAGACTGCTGCCTCAGCATTTTGGTTCTACTCTCTGCTGTTTACAGCCCAACCTTCAAGCACAATCCTCCGCACAAGTGAAGCCAGGCAACACAGCCCCTCATTCCTCCACCACCTCATCAGCTCAACCGCCACGCCTTCATGGTGTTAAAGTGGAGTCACCTGGCAAGAGGCCAGAGCTTATCTCAAAGAGGGAAGCAAGAGACATCACTAAGTTGGCTAACCAAGCCTATAAGGAGCCACTGGGGCCTCTGAACAACTCTGAGCTCTTGGCTTCTCTCTCCACAAGGGCTCCAGataacagctgcagcagcagcaggggtggCCTCGGAGAGAGTCTGGGACTTGCACTTGCTTTGCCTCCTGCCACTGCCACTGCCTCAGGACAGGGCAGCCACGGCTCCAGGCTGCCATCCATCCCAGCTAACAGGCTCCTTCAGGACGACCTTCTAAGACAAATGTCACCATTGCACCGAGCAGCCTCTTACATG GCCACCAACACTCTTGCGTCAGCTGGGGGAGTCATGACCTCATTCGGGAGAATAG GGGCTCCAACTTACCACCTACCTCCAGTCAAGGCTCCCACAGGCAGCAAGAAGAagagctcaaagcactgcttcCTCTGTGGCAAGAAGACTGGCCTGGCCACCAGCTACGAGTGCAG gtgtggTCACAACTTCTGTGCCACTCACCGCTACGCAGAGACACATGACTGCACCTATGATTACAAGAGTGCTGGACGGCGATTTTTGCAAGAGACCAACCCTCTTATCAGTGCTCCCAAGCTGCCTAAGATCTAG